One genomic region from Mastacembelus armatus chromosome 21, fMasArm1.2, whole genome shotgun sequence encodes:
- the LOC113123798 gene encoding trace amine-associated receptor 13c-like has translation MEVEDGAELCFPQLNTSCRKPTFTWSDVLFLHIVLSSVSVLTVALNLLIIISISHFRQLHTNTNTLLLSLAVSDFLVGLVVMPGEILRQTGCWFLGDLMCSLFKYISFIITATSVGNIVLISVDRYVAICDPLHYPTRVTERRVKLCVCLCWLGSVFYNSLYFKDELSEPGRYNSCYGQCVFVIDYIAGVVDLFISFIAPVTVIIVLYMRVFVVAVSQARAMRSHITAVTLQRSVTVTTKSELKAARTLGVLVAVFLMCFCPYCCVALAGDTALKVSSVSYVIYVFYCNSCLNPLIYALFYPWFRKTVKLIVTFQVLQPGSREANVL, from the exons ATGGAGGTTGAGGATGGAGCAGagctctgctttccacaactcaacacctcctgcaggaagcCCACATTTACGTGgtctgatgttttgtttcttcacatTGTGctgtcctctgtctctgtgctcactgtggcTCTGAACCTGCTCATCATCATTTCAATCTCCCACTTCAG gcagctccacacaaacactaacaccctcctcctctctctggctgtctcagacTTTCTCGTGGGCCTCGTGGTAATGCCTGGAGAAATCCTCCGACAAACAGGCTGCTGGTTTCTTGGTGATCTCATGTGTTctctgtttaaatatatttccttCATCATTACTGCCACCTCAGTGGGAAACATAGTTCTGATATCAGtcgaccgttatgtggctatttgtgaccctctgcattaccCCACCAGAGTCACTGAGAGAAGAGTGaaactctgtgtttgtctgtgttggctCGGTTCTGTTTTCTACAACAGTCTCTATTTTAAAGATGAACTGTCAGAACCAGGCAGATATAACTCCTGCTATgggcagtgtgtgtttgttattgaTTATATTGCAGGAGTTGTTGACCTATTTATATCTTTTATTGCTCCAGTTACTGTCATCAtagttctgtatatgagagtgtttgttgtggctgtgtctcaggctcgggCCATGCGCTCtcacattacagctgtcacactgcagcgttcagtgactgtaacaacaaaatctgagctgaaagcagccaggactcttggtgttctagtagctgtgtttttgatgtgtttctgtcCATATTGCTGTGTTGCTCTTGCAGGGGACACTGCACTCAAGGTTTCATCTGTATCTTATGTCATTTATGTGTTCTATTGTAACTCCTgtctgaaccctctgatctatgccttgttttatccctggtttagaaaaactgttaaactcATTGTCACTTTTCAGGTTCTGCAGCCTGGATCTCGTGAGGCCAACGTACTGTAG
- the LOC113123904 gene encoding trace amine-associated receptor 13c-like, which produces MEVEDGAELCFPQLNTSCRKPTFHGNDVLFLHIGLFSVSVLTVALNLLIIISISHFRQLHTNTNTLLLSLAVSDFLVGLVPMPGEILRQTGCWFLGDLMCSLLKYVSYIISSTSVGNIVFISIDRYVAICDPLHYPTKVTERRVKLCVCLCWLSSVFYNGLYFKDDLTKPGQYNSCYGQCVFVIDYITGAVDVVVTFIAPVTVIVVLHIRVFVVAVSQARAMRSHITAVTLQRSVTRTTKSELKAARTLGVLVAVFLMCFCPYYCLSLAGENLVNGSAASFVIYLFYFNSCLNPLIYALFYPWFRKTIKLIVTLHILQPGSREANVL; this is translated from the exons ATGGAGGTTGAGGATGGAGCAGagctctgctttccacaactcaacacctcctgcaggaagcCCACATTTCATGGGAATGATGTTTTGTTCCTTCACATTGGgctgttctctgtctctgtgctcactgtggctctgaacctgctcatcatcatctcaaTCTCCCACTTCAG gcagctccacacaaacactaacaccctcctcctctctctggctgtctcagacTTTCTCGTGGGCCTTGTGCCGATGCCTGGAGAAATCCTCCGACAAACAGGCTGCTGGTTTCTTGGTGATCTCATGTGTTCTCTGCTTAAATATGTGTCCTACATCATTTCCTCCACCTCAGTAGGAAACATTGTTTTCATATCAATCGACCgctatgtggctatttgtgaccctctgcattaccCCACCAAAGTCACTGAGAGAAGAGTGaaactctgtgtttgtctgtgttggctCAGTTCTGTTTTCTACAACGGTCTCTATTTTAAGGATGATCTGACTAAACCAGGCCAATATAACTCCTGCtatggacagtgtgtgtttgttattgaTTATATCACAGGAGCTGTGGATGTTGTTGTGACCTTTATTGCTCCAGTTACTGTCATTGTAGTTCTACACATCAGAGTGTTtgttgtggctgtgtctcaggctcgggCCATGCGCTCtcacattacagctgtcacactgcagcgttcAGTGACTCGAACAACAAAATCTGagctgaaagcagccaggactcttggtgttcTAGTAGCtgtgtttctaatgtgtttCTGCCCATATTACTGTTTGTCTCTCGCAGGGGAGAACTTGGTTAATGGTTCAGCTGCATCTTTTGTAATCTATTTGTTctattttaactcctgtctgaaccctctgatctatgccttgttttatccctggtttagaaaaactATTAAACTCATTGTCACTCTGCATATTCTACAGCCTGGATCTCGTGAAGCCAATGTACTGTAG
- the LOC113123970 gene encoding trace amine-associated receptor 13c-like, producing MEVEDGAELCFPQLNTSCRKPTFHGTDVLFLHIVLYFVSVLTVALNLLIIIAISHFRQLHTNTNTLLLSLAVSDFLVGLVVMPGETLRQTDCWFLGDLTCCLYKYASFIISTTSVENIVLISVDRYVAICDPLHYPTRVTDRRVKLCVCLCWLGSFFYYTLFFKDELTEPGRYNSCYGQCVFVISYIAGIVDLVVTFIAPVTVIIVLYMRVFVVAVSQARAMRSHITAVTLQRSVTNTKSELKAARTLGGVVAMFLLCFCPYYCVSLAGDTSVSASSSAIVLYLYYFNSCLNPLIYALFYPWFRKTVKLIVTLKILQPGSREANVL from the exons ATGGAGGTTGAGGATGGAGCAGagctctgctttccacaactcaacacctcctgcaggaagcCCACATTTCATGGAACTGATGTTTTGTTCCTTCACATTGTGCTGTattttgtctctgtgctcactgtggcTCTGAACCTGCTCATCATCATCGCAATCTCCCACTTCAG gcagctccacacaaacactaacaccctcctcctctctctggctgtctcagacTTTCTCGTGGGCCTTGTGGTAATGCCTGGAGAAACCCTCCGACAAACAGACTGCTGGTTTCTTGGTGATCTCACGTGTTGTCTATATAAATATGCGTCCTTCATCATTTCTACTACATCAGTAGAAAACATAGTTCTGATATCAGtcgaccgttatgtggctatttgtgaccctctgcattaccCCACCAGAGTCACAGACAGAAGAGTGaaactctgtgtttgtctgtgttggctCGGTTCCTTCTTCTACTACACTCTCTTTTTTAAGGATGAACTGACTGAACCAGGCAGATATAACTCCTGCTAcggacagtgtgtgtttgtcattagCTATATTGCAGGAATTGTTGACCTGGTTGTGACCTTTATTGCTCCAGTTACTGTCATCAtagttctgtatatgagagtgtttgttgtggctgtgtctcaggctcgggCCATGCGCTCtcacattacagctgtcacactgcagcgttcAGTGACAAATACAAAATCTGagctgaaagcagccaggactcttggtggTGTTGTAgctatgtttttattgtgtttctgtccatATTACTGTGTGTCACTTGCAGGAGACACCTCAGTAAGTGCCTCATCTTCTGCCATTGTTCTCTATCTATActattttaactcctgtctgaaccctctgatctatgccttgttttatccctggtttagaaaaactGTTAAGCTCATTGTCACTCTTAAGATTCTGCAGCCTGGATCTCGTGAGGCCAACGTACTGTAG
- the LOC113123842 gene encoding trace amine-associated receptor 13c-like, giving the protein MEVEDGAELCFPQLNTSCRKPTFHGTDVLFLHIGLYFVSVLTVALNLLIIISISYFRQLHTNTNTLLLSLAVSDFLVGLVVMPGEILRQTGCWFLGDLMCSLYAYLSFIIAATSIGNMVLISIDRYAAICDPLHYPTRVTERRVKFCVCLCWLGSFFYNSLFFKDDLTEPGRYNSCYGQCVFVISYIAGIVDLVMTFITPVTVIIVLYMRVFVVAVSQARAMRSHITAVTLQRSVTRTTMKSELKAARTLGVLVAVFLICFCPYYCVSLAGDTSVSGSSAAFVLYLFYFNSCLNPLIYALFYPWFRKTVKLIVTLQILQPGSREANVL; this is encoded by the exons ATGGAGGTTGAGGATGGAGCAGagctctgctttccacaactcaacacctcctgcaggaagcCCACATTTCATGGgactgatgttttgtttcttcacatTGGGCTGTattttgtctctgtgctcactgtggctctgaacctgctcatcatcatctcaaTCTCCTACTTCAG gcagctccacacaaacactaacaccctcctcctctctctggctgtctcagacTTTCTCGTGGGCCTTGTGGTAATGCCTGGAGAAATCCTCCGACAAACAGGCTGCTGGTTTCTTGGTGATCTCATGTGTTCTCTATATGCTTACTTGTCCTTCATCATTGCTGCTACCTCAATTGGAAACATGGTTCTGATATCAATCGATCGATATGcggctatttgtgaccctctgcattaccCCACCAGAGTCACTGAGAGAAGAGTGaaattctgtgtttgtctgtgttggctCGGTTCCTTTTTCTACAACAGTCTCTTTTTTAAGGATGATCTGACTGAACCAGGCAGATATAACTCCTGCtatggacagtgtgtgtttgtcattagCTATATTGCAGGAATTGTTGACCTGGTTATGACTTTTATTACTCCAGTTACTGTCATCAtagttctgtatatgagagtgtttgttgtggctgtgtctcaggctcgggCCATGCGCTCtcacattacagctgtcacactgcagcgttcAGTGACTCGAACAACAATGAAGTCTGagctgaaagcagccaggactcttggtgttcTAGTAGCTGTGTTTTTGATATGTTTCTGTCCATATTACTGTGTGTCACTTGCAGGAGACACCTCAGTAAGTGGctcatctgctgcctttgttcTCTATCTGTTctattttaactcctgtctgaaccctctgatctatgccttgttttatccctggtttagaaaaactGTTAAGCTCATTGTCACTCTTCAGATTCTGCAGCCTGGATCTCGTGAGGCCAACGTACTGTAG